The following coding sequences lie in one Chelmon rostratus isolate fCheRos1 chromosome 2, fCheRos1.pri, whole genome shotgun sequence genomic window:
- the LOC121624372 gene encoding sodium- and chloride-dependent GABA transporter 2-like: protein MADSLCRPCHLPPKTASQTVEERGKWGSKKEFVLSVAGAIIGLGNVWRFPYLCYKNGGGAFFIPYILFLVTCGIPLFVLETALGQYTSQGGIMCWRKVCPLFEGLGYASQVIIFYGCISYIVILAWAFLYFFYSFSGELPWATCNNTWNTDSCVVLNTYNASANGTSPVNISSSVLEFWQRRVLNISTGIEALGSIQWDLSLCLLLAWTICYFCVWKGVRSTGKATYFTATFPFIVLLVLFVRGMTLPGALHGIKYYLYPNPGRLADPQVWMDAGTQIFYSYAICLGCLTTLGSYNKYNNNCYRDSFYLCLLNSGTSFVSGFAIFSVLGYMSQKQGVDIHTVAESGPGLVFIVYPQAVTLLPWPQLWSVCFFSMIILLGIDGQFIGLESIITSVTDLYPSHIRKGYRRELLLLMICAVCYLIGLLLVSEAGAYILQIFDHYVCSGPALLLMAILQSVIIGWIYGAERFSSNIEDMIGYKPLSLLKYCWMYGTPLICSGTLVFLILSYTPLKFNNTYVYPWWTYWIGWFLAVSSLTLIPVTMVCKLAKEKGTLRQRLKLSSKPADDLPVMAKELNVALNVRDDGKNGKM from the exons GTGCATTCTTCATCCCTTACATCCTGTTCCTTGTGACCTGTGGCATCCCTCTGTTTGTACTGGAGACGGCACTGGGCCAGTACACCAGTCAGGGAGGAATCATGTGCTGGAGGAAGGTCTGCCCACTGTTTGAAG gCCTGGGATACGCAAGCCAAGTCATCATTTTCTATGGATGTATCAGCTACATTGTGATTTTAGCCTGGGcttttctctactttttctATTCCTTCTCTGGTGAGCTGCCATGGGCCACCTGTAATAACACATGGAATACGG ATTCTTGTGTGGTATTGAACACCTATAATGCCAGTGCTAACGGGACCTCGCCCGTGAATATATCATCATCTGTATTAGAGTTTTGGCA ACGACGGGTGCTAAACATATCCACCGGCATAGAGGCCTTGGGGAGCATCCAGTGGGATCTTTCTTTGTGCCTTCTTCTGGCCTGGACCATCTGCTACTTCTGTGTCTGGAAGGGAGTGAGATCCACGGGAAAG GCTACCTACTTCACAGCCACATTCCCCTTCATCGTGTTGCTGGTGCTGTTTGTCAGAGGAATGACTCTACCCGGAGCCTTACATGGGATCAAATACTACCTGTACCCCAATCCCGGACGGCTCGCTGACCCACAG GTTTGGATGGATGCTGGAACCCAAATATTTTATTCCTATGCCATTTGTTTGGGATGCCTGACTACGCTTGGGAGTTACAACAAGTACAACAACAACTGCTACAG AGACTCCTTCTACCTCTGCTTGTTGAACAGCGGGACCAGCTTCGTTTCTGGCTTTGCCATTTTCTCAGTTCTGGGCTACATGTCACAGAAGCAGGGTGTCGACATTCACACAGTTGCTGAGTCAG GCCCTGGCCTGGTGTTCATAGTCTACCCACAAGCTGTGACCCTTCTCCCGTGGCCTCAACTCTGGTCCGTGTGCTTCTTCTCCATGATCATCTTGTTAGGAATTGACGGTCAG TTCATTGGGCTGGAAAGCATCATAACCTCTGTAACGGATCTCTACCCTTCCCATATCCGAAAAGGATATCGTCGAGAGCTTCTTCTGCTGATGATCTGTGCTGTTTGCTATTTAATTGGCCTGTTATTGGTGTCAGAG GCTGGCGCATACATTCTGCAGATCTTTGATCACTATGTATGCAGCGGTCCCGCTCTTCTTCTGATGGCAATCTTGCAGTCAGtgattattggatggatttatG GTGCTGAACGCTTCAGTAGCAACATTGAGGACATGATTGGGTACAAACCTCTGTCACTGTTGAAGTACTGCTGGATGTATGGCACCCCTCTTATTTGCAGT GGCACACTTGTATTTTTGATCCTGAGTTACACCCCCCTGAAGTTCAACAACACCTATGTGTATCCTTGGTGGACGTATTGGATTGGCTGGTTTCTGGCCGTGTCATCTCTTACACTGATTCCAGTGACGATGGTCTGCAAACTGGCCAAAGAAAAAGGGACTCTCCGGCAG CGTCTCAAGCTAAGCTCCAAACCTGCTGATGACCTTCCAGTGATGGCAAAGGAACTGAATGTCGCACTGAATGTCCGTGATGATGGAAAAAATGGCAAGATGTAA
- the ppil1 gene encoding peptidyl-prolyl cis-trans isomerase-like 1, with translation MSGIPPDTWQPPTVALDTTMGTVVVELYWKHAPKTCKNFAELSRRGYYNNTKFHRIIKEFMVQGGDPTGTGRGGASIFGKQFEDELNPELKFTGAGILAMANAGPDTNGSQFFLTLGPTQWLDGKHSIFGRVYQGMGVLNRIGMVETNGQDRPVDDIKIIRTNVAS, from the exons ATGTCAGGAATACCCCCAGACACATGGCAGCCGCCAACAGTGGCTCTGGACACGAC GATGGGGACGGTTGTGGTGGAGCTTTACTGGAAACATGCACCAAAGACCTGCAAGAACTTCGCAGAGCTGTCCAGAAGAGGCTACTACAACAACACAAAGTTTCACCGCATTATCAAAGAATTCATGGTGCAAGGAGGAGACCCTACAGGAACAG GTCGTGGTGGTGCGTCCATATTTGGCAAACAGTTTGAAGATGAGCTGAACCCAGAACTGAAATTCACAG GTGCAGGCATACTGGCGATGGCCAATGCAGGACCGGACACAAATGGAAGCCAGTTCTTCCTCACTCTAGGACCCACTCAGTGGTTAGATGGAAAGCACAGCATTTTTGGAAGAGTATACCAGGGGATGGGGGTGCTGAACCGGATTGGGATGGTAGAGACAAATGGTCAAGATCGGCCAGTCGATGATATCAAAATCATCAGAACTAATGTAGCCAGTTAA